The genomic region ACCCTAAATGAAACTCAGAAAAAAACTCGTCCATACAGCTGCAACTGGCGCAAGTCTAGCAGCCTATCTCTATAGCCAAAACACACGCTTTCAAACCACTCACTATCGCATTCCAATCCATCAACTAGCAGTCGAAAATGTAGGAATAAAAGTTGCTCAGCTATCCGATTTACACTTTCCTTATATTAAAATTAACCAGAATAAATTAATCCAAAAATTGGTTCAAGAACAGCCTGATTTAATCTTTTTAACCGGTGATCAAATGGACGCGGCTGAACCAGAACGCTGGTATGAGCTACACACTTTCTTGAAGCGAGTGTCCGCAATTGCGCCTAGCTATGCGATTATGGGGAATCATGATCATGTTAATCCGAATAATGAAGCCATCTATCAAGGGACTGGTGTGACTTTTTTAAATAATCAAGCCGAATCGATTACCTTACCAGATCGTTTGCCTCTTTTGATTATGGGTGTATCCGAACCATCTTTTGTTGCCAAACGCAAAGCTAAAAATCTAATTAAAAAGGTATATGTGCGACCAGAGTGGCAAGAACAGACAAAGTTATTGCTGGCTCACCGCCCAGAACTATTTGAAAAGTACCAAGCTGATGCAGAAAAGGCACCTGATCTAACCTTTTCTGGCCATGCACACGGCGGACAAGTACGCATCAAAGGGATTGGAGGACTCTTTGCCCCGGGACAAGGACGGTTACCTAAGCACACGGCGGGTGTTTTTTCATTAGCGAGCGATACCCATAAAAAACTAGTCGTGAGTCGGGGCCTGGGACCTTCGCATTTTCCTCTACGGGTTAATAACCGTCCCGAGTTAGTTATAGTGACTTTAGTCAGAGAATAGAAAAAAACCGAGTGTTTATCTCGGTTTTTTCAGTATTGCAGAGTGAGTCAAGAAAGACTATGATAAAAGAAGTTTTTAAAGCGCTTTATTTTAGGAGGAATCCAATGTGTATACTGTTTTATTAGTCGATGATGAACGCTCGCTACGCGAGTCCATACAAGAACTAGTTGACTGGGAAGGGAATGGGTTTAAATTAATAGGAACAGCTGAAAATGGCTTAGACGCTTTGCAATTAATGGAAAAGGTCGGAAGCCCAGATTTACTTATTACGGATATTAAAATGCCAGTGATGACGGGTATTGAACTGGCCCAACATGTCAAAGACGAGTATCCCACTACTAAGGTTGTCTTTTTGTCTGGCTACGATGAATTTCAATATGCTAAAGCGGGAATTGAGCTGAATATTTTTCAATACCTTCTAAAGCCCATTTCAGAACAAGAGATTGAAAAGACCTTGGCAACAATCGAAAAACAAATAAGTAATGAGATAAGAGCAGCCAATGATTTAACGCAAGTTAAAAAAGAATACTTAGATCAACTCGAAGTTATGAAAATTTCTTTTCTTATCTCTTTGTTAACAGAAACCTACACGAATGTAACCCAGCAAGCCTTAGAAGATTTTATTGGCGAATACAAGCTTGATTTTTTGCAAAATGGCACTGTTTTATTAACAATCCAACTCAAAGAGGAGAGTCAGGATGTTGATCTCATTCGCTTTTCTTTATCCAATGTCATTCGT from Jeotgalibaca dankookensis harbors:
- a CDS encoding metallophosphoesterase; this translates as MKLRKKLVHTAATGASLAAYLYSQNTRFQTTHYRIPIHQLAVENVGIKVAQLSDLHFPYIKINQNKLIQKLVQEQPDLIFLTGDQMDAAEPERWYELHTFLKRVSAIAPSYAIMGNHDHVNPNNEAIYQGTGVTFLNNQAESITLPDRLPLLIMGVSEPSFVAKRKAKNLIKKVYVRPEWQEQTKLLLAHRPELFEKYQADAEKAPDLTFSGHAHGGQVRIKGIGGLFAPGQGRLPKHTAGVFSLASDTHKKLVVSRGLGPSHFPLRVNNRPELVIVTLVRE